A single Corynebacterium stationis DNA region contains:
- a CDS encoding GlsB/YeaQ/YmgE family stress response membrane protein produces MSIIGWIIIGAIAGFLAEKIMKRDHGLLTNIVVGIVGGVIGGWLLSLVGLGSGGWIWTLITAVIGACLLLWVVGAIRSKTAN; encoded by the coding sequence ATGAGTATTATCGGCTGGATTATTATCGGTGCTATCGCTGGCTTCTTGGCAGAAAAGATTATGAAGCGCGATCACGGTCTGTTGACCAACATCGTCGTAGGTATTGTCGGTGGTGTTATCGGTGGTTGGTTGCTCTCGCTAGTTGGCTTGGGCAGCGGCGGCTGGATCTGGACACTGATCACGGCAGTTATCGGCGCTTGTCTGCTGCTGTGGGTAGTAGGGGCAATTCGCTCGAAGACTGCGAACTAG
- a CDS encoding universal stress protein, whose product MAKEDIVVVAVDGSEASKNAVLWAANTATKRGIPLRIASSYTMPQFLYAEGMVPPKELYEDLQNETASRIEEARVIAHEAFPDLKIGHTIAEGSPIDMLLELSHDVTMIVMGSRGMGGLSGMVMGSVSANVVSHAHCPVVVVRENNAVTADNKYGPVVVGVDGSEVSGKATAYAFREAQARGAELVAIHTWMDMQAQTSLAGLAAAQAEWGEIEKEQGELLSERLEPFENEYPDVKVTRIIARDRPVRALADAAQGAQLVVVGSHGRGGFRGMLLGSTSRALLQSSPCPVMVVRPESYIGDEEGQDDK is encoded by the coding sequence ATGGCCAAAGAAGACATCGTTGTTGTAGCAGTAGACGGGTCGGAAGCCTCCAAAAACGCCGTCCTGTGGGCAGCTAACACCGCAACCAAGCGCGGCATCCCGCTGCGCATCGCATCGAGCTACACCATGCCTCAGTTCCTCTACGCGGAGGGAATGGTTCCACCGAAGGAGCTCTACGAAGACCTCCAGAATGAGACCGCTTCTCGCATTGAGGAGGCTCGCGTCATCGCGCACGAGGCCTTCCCAGATCTGAAAATCGGGCACACCATTGCTGAGGGCTCTCCAATTGATATGTTGTTGGAGCTTTCACACGATGTCACCATGATTGTCATGGGTTCCCGTGGCATGGGTGGACTCTCCGGCATGGTTATGGGCTCGGTTTCGGCAAACGTCGTCTCCCACGCACATTGCCCAGTTGTTGTCGTTCGTGAGAACAACGCGGTGACCGCTGATAACAAGTACGGCCCTGTGGTTGTCGGCGTGGATGGCTCGGAAGTATCCGGCAAGGCAACTGCGTACGCTTTCCGCGAGGCGCAGGCGCGTGGAGCAGAGCTTGTCGCCATCCACACCTGGATGGATATGCAAGCACAGACTTCGCTGGCAGGTCTGGCCGCAGCACAGGCCGAGTGGGGCGAGATTGAAAAGGAACAGGGTGAGCTGCTTTCAGAGCGCCTCGAGCCTTTTGAAAATGAGTACCCAGACGTGAAGGTTACCCGCATCATTGCCCGTGACCGTCCAGTTCGCGCGCTTGCCGATGCCGCCCAGGGCGCCCAGTTGGTCGTCGTTGGTTCGCACGGCCGCGGTGGTTTCCGTGGCATGCTGCTGGGCTCGACCTCACGCGCACTGTTGCAGTCCTCTCCTTGCCCAGTGATGGTTGTCCGTCCAGAGTCCTACATCGGTGACGAAGAAGGACAAGACGACAAGTAG
- a CDS encoding pseudouridine synthase: MGNRLPHQRRGYIPLPIKDGLNPTRVRVPEEVSPIKAADFLMEVIQTQRHRHPDDDREALLKRFADQEVVLFDATPISPETLLSAEQDVFFYRTPAPETPVPYDIPIVYEDNDILVADKPPFMATMPRARHIVETATVKLRRSTGIDDLAPAHRLDRLTSGLLLFTKRREVRGAYQTLFARREVHKTYSAIAEHQVLDTPLVWQSRMEKTPGEIQGRIEPGEINAITNLSCITPLTSSEQKAVEDIHGSQPQLARYSLSPETGKTHQLRLHMWAAGVPILGDPVYPVIYPVDAEDMNVPMHLTAAELAFTDPLNGKPRHFHTSLAF, encoded by the coding sequence ATGGGAAACAGATTACCGCATCAGCGCAGGGGCTACATCCCATTGCCGATCAAAGATGGGCTGAACCCTACGCGTGTTCGCGTGCCAGAGGAAGTATCCCCGATTAAGGCGGCGGACTTTCTTATGGAGGTAATTCAGACTCAACGGCACCGTCACCCTGATGATGACCGGGAAGCATTGCTGAAACGTTTTGCCGACCAAGAGGTCGTGCTTTTCGATGCCACCCCGATCTCCCCCGAAACCCTATTATCGGCGGAGCAAGATGTCTTTTTCTATCGAACTCCAGCACCGGAAACCCCGGTGCCTTATGACATTCCTATTGTCTATGAAGACAACGACATCCTGGTTGCCGATAAACCACCTTTTATGGCGACCATGCCGCGGGCACGCCACATCGTGGAAACCGCGACGGTCAAATTACGCCGAAGCACCGGTATCGATGACCTCGCTCCGGCACACCGTTTGGACCGTCTGACCTCAGGGCTTTTACTGTTTACCAAACGTCGCGAAGTCCGCGGTGCCTACCAAACTCTATTTGCCCGTCGCGAGGTACACAAGACCTACAGTGCCATCGCCGAGCACCAAGTTTTAGATACTCCCTTGGTGTGGCAATCACGGATGGAGAAGACACCCGGGGAGATTCAAGGCCGAATCGAACCAGGTGAAATCAACGCCATTACCAACCTGAGTTGCATTACGCCGTTGACTTCTTCCGAGCAGAAAGCGGTGGAAGACATTCACGGCAGTCAGCCGCAGTTGGCACGCTATTCCTTATCTCCCGAAACCGGGAAGACACATCAGCTTAGGCTGCATATGTGGGCGGCTGGTGTTCCTATCCTGGGCGATCCTGTCTACCCAGTTATCTATCCTGTAGATGCGGAAGATATGAATGTCCCGATGCATCTTACCGCAGCCGAATTAGCCTTTACAGATCCTCTCAACGGGAAGCCCCGACATTTTCATACGTCGTTGGCCTTCTAA
- a CDS encoding ABC transporter permease, whose translation MGLQALLGPAGDAYWILGLSRRDYNIQRRLEIGISVAIFVVIMVSMGIPWFLIAGYLFVAAIVLTFNMEIPQRDGSRKKDLLSQSSGRTAEGRFPPTIEGQLLDRPQVKGWIRIVCLTVATSLIYWGITVIWGGAWSQTISILAIIWTAMFFVVYQDILSSSLREYVTFGGTRTFWAKRTMLINAVVPGLLIAAGAAVPRWHLISALGAIYLLLVLMVIALGLTARTSWPVTVPVLIGAIALEVYIVSGINHESYILPTIAAVAGYVVGGLLLPSMARRTDIYSEGLARWLGMASTTS comes from the coding sequence GTGGGACTTCAAGCTTTACTGGGGCCAGCAGGTGATGCCTATTGGATTCTGGGATTGAGCAGGCGCGATTACAACATTCAGCGACGTCTTGAAATTGGAATATCAGTCGCGATATTCGTGGTCATCATGGTTTCCATGGGCATCCCGTGGTTTCTTATCGCTGGATACTTGTTCGTTGCTGCGATCGTATTGACCTTCAATATGGAAATTCCACAGCGAGACGGATCTAGGAAGAAAGACCTTCTCTCCCAATCTAGTGGCCGGACTGCTGAGGGACGCTTCCCGCCGACTATCGAAGGTCAGCTGCTTGACCGGCCACAGGTTAAAGGTTGGATACGAATCGTGTGCTTGACCGTAGCCACCAGCCTTATTTACTGGGGCATAACAGTGATCTGGGGTGGTGCGTGGTCACAGACTATCTCAATCCTGGCGATTATTTGGACAGCCATGTTCTTCGTGGTCTACCAAGACATTTTGTCGAGCTCCCTACGTGAATACGTGACTTTCGGTGGAACTAGGACGTTCTGGGCTAAGCGCACCATGCTCATCAATGCGGTTGTGCCCGGTCTGCTCATTGCTGCTGGTGCTGCCGTGCCGCGATGGCATTTGATTAGCGCACTCGGCGCCATCTATCTCTTGCTCGTCCTCATGGTCATTGCCCTAGGTCTAACTGCACGAACGAGCTGGCCCGTAACCGTGCCTGTCCTTATAGGGGCAATAGCACTCGAGGTGTACATAGTCAGCGGTATAAACCACGAGAGCTATATTCTGCCGACCATCGCGGCGGTCGCAGGATATGTAGTTGGTGGACTCCTGCTTCCATCTATGGCTAGAAGAACCGATATCTACTCCGAAGGCCTGGCTCGATGGCTCGGAATGGCATCAACAACAAGCTAA
- a CDS encoding ATP-binding cassette domain-containing protein gives MNAIVTSKNYALDQGLTHGVVGPNGIGKTTLLRKIAGQQPSKGLKVFGQEPFDNRAVMDRTILMGIDNPLVDGWNIAKLMRLGKARWATWNAERAGELQDRLELPSKNYSALSRGQKSAMGIIMAVASGCELMLLDEPYLGLDVEKRQVFYDVLREEHGRTIVISTHHLNELSGHLDTVLMLNGMKHGAVEELIDGILELTGRSDNVDRLLNRLQVKPLSRESTALGERVIVDAISLGPDHVFDAAGDVDVRVQEVNLERAVLALGEEGLA, from the coding sequence ATGAACGCAATCGTGACTTCGAAAAATTATGCGCTGGACCAGGGGCTTACCCATGGGGTGGTTGGCCCCAATGGCATTGGCAAGACCACGCTGTTGCGCAAAATAGCTGGGCAGCAACCATCAAAAGGCTTGAAAGTCTTTGGGCAGGAACCTTTTGATAATCGTGCGGTTATGGATCGCACCATCTTGATGGGAATTGATAATCCGTTAGTAGATGGCTGGAATATTGCTAAGCTCATGCGGCTTGGCAAAGCCCGGTGGGCAACCTGGAATGCAGAGCGTGCCGGTGAACTCCAGGACCGTCTCGAATTGCCATCCAAGAACTATTCGGCATTGTCACGGGGTCAAAAGTCCGCGATGGGCATCATCATGGCAGTGGCTTCAGGTTGTGAGCTCATGCTTCTCGATGAACCCTATCTCGGTCTCGATGTTGAAAAACGCCAGGTCTTCTACGATGTGCTGCGCGAGGAACATGGCCGGACCATTGTTATCTCGACCCACCACCTCAATGAACTCTCTGGACACCTGGATACGGTGCTCATGCTCAATGGAATGAAACACGGCGCGGTGGAAGAGCTTATCGATGGCATCTTGGAGCTAACCGGCCGCTCAGATAACGTCGACCGTCTGCTCAACCGCCTGCAGGTAAAACCGCTTTCACGTGAATCAACTGCCCTGGGCGAGCGTGTGATTGTTGATGCCATTTCCCTTGGCCCGGACCACGTCTTTGACGCGGCAGGTGATGTCGATGTCCGCGTCCAGGAGGTAAACCTAGAAAGAGCAGTCCTTGCTCTTGGTGAGGAGGGACTTGCATGA
- a CDS encoding GntR family transcriptional regulator, with amino-acid sequence MDNSTQPLFRQIASLVEDSIVDGVLAEGARAPSTNELADFHSINPATARKGLNLLVDVGVLDKRRGIGMFVSEGAIEVIRQRRRSEFAADYVAPLIDEAVRLNYSRAALLDLIERVAESRGLYK; translated from the coding sequence ATGGATAACTCAACGCAGCCGCTATTTAGGCAGATTGCTTCTTTGGTGGAGGACTCCATTGTGGACGGCGTCCTGGCGGAGGGGGCGCGAGCACCCTCGACTAATGAGCTCGCTGATTTCCACTCGATCAATCCGGCTACTGCACGCAAAGGCTTAAATCTCTTGGTTGATGTCGGGGTACTGGATAAACGCCGCGGTATTGGCATGTTCGTGTCTGAGGGCGCCATTGAGGTTATTCGCCAGCGCCGCCGCAGTGAGTTCGCGGCAGACTACGTCGCCCCGCTTATCGATGAAGCGGTGCGCCTGAATTACTCCCGCGCAGCATTGCTGGACTTGATCGAAAGAGTTGCTGAAAGCCGAGGGCTATACAAATGA
- a CDS encoding NYN domain-containing protein — translation MLERTVVFVDTSYLLASFYNSWEIGARAQLEIDLPEVVATLRSMIENQIGHPVHRQNWYDGIPDTGPHRYQRALRTCDGVQLRTGQLIEWGERRTQKAVDTRLVADMVVTAMNQHFTDFVLVSGDADMIPGVNEAANNGMRVHLYGFGWDSMSSALRHACDTTTILDPREDFQDCMEIQVLEGPISPVVPESTEDESSSSAELPARDECREPSEVEAAFSSTPLIQTEEPAEESSELTSTPTPAPTPTPGPKPSPTPAAVPTSTPNPDPQVSETPSEPDAVEATEAPKLPEAGEPTEVADNVQDEQDSEDPKDAAEAPKPSGIPKPSMMAPRRKLRSRYVPLPEEVWTSSGFQTPFDVGQQYASWWFENAASADQRDQAHILSGGGLPPEIDRPLLQFACETLHEYTLSEAQRVNLRDGFHSGIRGVLINITRHKSQ, via the coding sequence ATGCTTGAACGCACAGTTGTCTTTGTTGACACCTCTTATTTATTGGCCAGCTTTTATAACTCATGGGAAATCGGTGCACGTGCCCAGTTAGAAATTGACTTACCCGAGGTCGTAGCCACTTTACGGTCTATGATCGAAAACCAGATCGGCCATCCTGTCCACCGCCAAAATTGGTACGATGGCATTCCAGATACTGGTCCGCACCGCTACCAGCGTGCCTTGCGCACCTGTGATGGGGTGCAACTTCGCACTGGTCAGCTCATTGAATGGGGCGAGCGACGTACACAAAAGGCCGTGGATACTCGTCTCGTTGCTGACATGGTGGTCACCGCCATGAATCAGCACTTCACCGACTTTGTTCTAGTCTCCGGTGATGCTGACATGATTCCCGGTGTGAACGAAGCAGCTAATAATGGCATGCGCGTGCACCTTTATGGATTCGGCTGGGATTCCATGTCTTCGGCACTGCGCCACGCCTGTGACACCACTACCATTTTGGATCCACGCGAGGATTTCCAGGACTGTATGGAAATCCAGGTTTTAGAAGGTCCGATTTCACCAGTGGTTCCAGAGTCCACGGAGGACGAATCCTCTTCTTCAGCCGAACTACCTGCGCGCGATGAGTGCCGCGAGCCTTCCGAGGTCGAGGCCGCTTTTTCCTCCACGCCGCTTATCCAAACAGAGGAACCAGCCGAGGAAAGCAGCGAACTCACCTCGACTCCTACCCCAGCACCGACTCCCACCCCTGGACCAAAGCCCAGCCCAACGCCTGCCGCGGTGCCTACTTCCACCCCGAATCCGGACCCACAGGTTTCAGAAACCCCTTCCGAACCAGATGCTGTAGAAGCCACGGAAGCTCCGAAGCTACCGGAAGCTGGTGAACCAACCGAGGTTGCTGACAATGTGCAGGACGAACAGGATTCAGAGGATCCAAAGGACGCTGCTGAAGCGCCGAAGCCTTCTGGAATTCCAAAGCCATCGATGATGGCGCCGCGACGGAAGCTGCGTTCACGTTATGTTCCGCTGCCAGAAGAAGTCTGGACCTCTTCTGGTTTCCAAACCCCTTTCGATGTCGGCCAACAATATGCCAGCTGGTGGTTTGAAAATGCTGCATCGGCTGACCAGCGCGACCAGGCTCATATCCTGTCCGGCGGTGGACTTCCGCCAGAAATCGATCGCCCTTTGCTGCAGTTCGCGTGCGAAACCCTCCACGAATACACCCTGAGTGAAGCGCAGCGCGTGAATCTTCGCGACGGATTCCACTCCGGCATTCGCGGGGTTCTAATCAATATCACTCGCCACAAATCCCAGTAG
- a CDS encoding PspA/IM30 family protein produces the protein MANPFSKGWKHLMASFDQKIDENADPKVQIKQAVEGAKKRHQEITESASEIIGNQRQLELRLNRLLKSQDDLQTQTRRALELADKAQSDGDSATAQEYNNAAEVVAAQLVATDQEIEQVKAQHESATQAAKQAQEQQKQSEARLREQLAQVDQLIAQADQATMQEMNAEALSSMDDLTPDGSTPTLDSVRAKIEKRYSNALGAQELYQASGGSRIQEALESTEDMRAKSRLDEIRASMAGDKQLTAGDKSSAEQKDANAEANADVEAEAVDPEVAGDAAAKTASDDVHDAEIEQVLEEAKKAVDDKE, from the coding sequence ATGGCTAACCCATTTTCTAAGGGCTGGAAGCACTTGATGGCATCTTTCGATCAGAAAATTGACGAAAATGCTGACCCTAAGGTCCAGATTAAGCAGGCTGTGGAAGGCGCAAAGAAGCGCCACCAGGAAATTACCGAGTCAGCTTCGGAGATTATCGGCAATCAGCGGCAGCTGGAGCTGCGGTTAAACCGTTTGCTGAAATCCCAGGATGATTTGCAAACGCAGACCCGTCGCGCTCTAGAGCTAGCAGACAAGGCGCAATCTGACGGAGATTCAGCTACCGCGCAGGAGTACAACAACGCCGCCGAGGTTGTTGCGGCACAGCTGGTTGCCACGGATCAGGAAATCGAACAGGTCAAAGCCCAGCATGAATCTGCAACGCAGGCTGCGAAGCAGGCGCAGGAACAGCAAAAGCAGTCCGAGGCGCGACTGCGTGAGCAGCTCGCGCAGGTAGACCAGCTGATTGCGCAGGCGGACCAGGCTACCATGCAGGAGATGAACGCAGAGGCGCTCAGCTCCATGGATGATCTCACCCCTGATGGTTCGACCCCAACCTTGGACTCGGTGCGCGCAAAGATTGAAAAGCGCTACTCGAATGCACTTGGTGCCCAAGAGCTCTACCAAGCATCGGGCGGCAGCCGCATCCAAGAAGCCCTCGAGTCGACCGAAGATATGCGCGCAAAATCGCGTCTTGATGAAATCCGTGCCTCAATGGCAGGCGATAAGCAGCTTACCGCTGGCGATAAGTCTTCGGCTGAACAAAAAGACGCTAATGCCGAAGCAAACGCGGACGTTGAGGCTGAAGCAGTGGATCCAGAAGTAGCCGGCGATGCCGCAGCGAAAACGGCGTCGGACGATGTCCATGATGCCGAAATTGAGCAGGTCCTAGAAGAAGCCAAAAAGGCTGTCGACGACAAAGAGTAG